From a region of the Oceanithermus desulfurans genome:
- a CDS encoding ABC transporter permease, whose product MKWTRYLRSWEFALFVLLLLELAVLGLVNPVFFNLENLLYSTLDFTHILFAALPLTLVIITAGIDISGVSVMGLASITLGLVWVAGVNVFVALAVALLVGVLAGAFNGFFVSRTDVNPLVITLGTLFMFAGLAQGMPALLDKLGFKAYGSAGLAAYQYEGITGLPDAFIALTEGSLGIVPYPFLAVLFFALVLSLLLHKTRFGRYLYLIGVNPKAAAYSGVPIRRVLVWAYVLSGFGAALAGVMLTSYFTSARADLGGDALLPIITAVVLGGADILGGSGTILGTLLAGMILGFLRQGLLALGVTNDLIQVVVGSLLILAMAAKQLLHVYGEYRLKRKALSSKDGR is encoded by the coding sequence ATGAAGTGGACGCGCTACCTGCGCAGCTGGGAGTTCGCGCTCTTCGTGCTCCTGCTGCTGGAGCTGGCCGTGCTGGGGCTGGTCAACCCCGTCTTCTTCAACCTCGAGAACCTGCTCTACTCGACGCTCGACTTCACCCACATCCTCTTCGCGGCGCTGCCGCTGACCCTGGTCATCATCACTGCGGGCATCGACATCTCGGGCGTCTCGGTGATGGGGCTGGCCTCGATCACCCTGGGCCTCGTCTGGGTGGCCGGGGTGAACGTCTTCGTCGCGCTGGCCGTAGCCCTGCTGGTGGGCGTCCTCGCCGGCGCCTTCAACGGCTTCTTCGTCTCCCGGACCGACGTCAACCCCCTCGTCATCACCCTCGGCACCCTCTTCATGTTCGCGGGTCTGGCCCAGGGCATGCCGGCGCTCCTCGACAAGCTGGGGTTCAAGGCCTACGGCTCGGCGGGCCTCGCGGCCTACCAGTACGAAGGCATCACCGGCTTGCCCGACGCCTTCATCGCCCTGACCGAAGGCAGCCTGGGCATCGTGCCCTACCCGTTCCTCGCGGTGCTGTTCTTCGCCCTCGTGCTTTCGCTGCTGCTGCACAAGACCCGCTTCGGCCGCTACCTCTACCTTATCGGCGTGAACCCCAAGGCCGCCGCCTACAGCGGGGTGCCCATCCGCCGGGTGCTCGTCTGGGCCTACGTGCTCAGCGGCTTCGGGGCGGCGCTCGCGGGGGTGATGCTGACCTCGTACTTCACCTCGGCGCGCGCCGACCTGGGGGGCGACGCCCTGCTGCCCATCATCACCGCGGTGGTGCTCGGCGGGGCCGACATCCTGGGCGGCAGCGGCACGATCCTGGGCACGCTGCTCGCGGGGATGATCCTGGGCTTCCTGCGGCAGGGGCTGCTGGCCCTGGGGGTGACCAACGACCTGATCCAGGTCGTCGTGGGCAGCCTCCTGATCCTGGCCATGGCCGCCAAACAGCTGCTGCACGTCTACGGCGAGTACCGCCTGAAACGCAAGGCGCTTTCCTCGAAGGACGGGAGGTGA
- a CDS encoding ABC transporter permease subunit, producing the protein MKPLLRSREALVTLLLVLLVVVTGLFNPNFFKPDSIVEIFNASLTLVLISLGEMFVILTRGIDVSVGATAGLAAVVLGTTLNLGWPVGAAALAAVAAGTLAGALNAFGVTFLRVPPIIMTLGTLGIYRGLMRIITGGSWIENLPQSIKEPNLWSFLGVPFFVWLTLALLALTAFVTLRVRLARYFYAVGDNEAGAYLLGLPVRWTQFAAYTLAGTFAALAAIVFTSQIGFVSMNAADGFELKAIAANVLGGVSLTGGVGTPVGAAIGALFLTAVHSMLIFLGVPGIWDNAFAGIILLIVVYVDYRVRSALELQRRQARIRGDAGGGA; encoded by the coding sequence GTGAAACCGCTGCTGCGCAGCCGCGAGGCGCTGGTCACCCTGCTGCTGGTGCTGCTCGTCGTCGTCACCGGGCTGTTCAACCCCAACTTCTTCAAGCCCGACTCGATCGTCGAGATCTTCAACGCCAGCCTCACCCTGGTGCTGATCTCCCTGGGCGAGATGTTCGTGATCCTCACGCGCGGCATCGATGTCTCGGTCGGCGCCACCGCGGGGCTGGCGGCGGTGGTGCTGGGCACCACCCTGAACCTGGGCTGGCCGGTGGGCGCCGCCGCCCTTGCGGCCGTCGCCGCCGGGACCCTGGCCGGCGCGCTCAACGCCTTCGGCGTCACCTTCCTGCGGGTGCCGCCCATCATCATGACCCTGGGCACCCTCGGCATCTACCGGGGGCTGATGCGCATCATCACCGGCGGAAGCTGGATCGAGAACCTGCCGCAGAGCATCAAGGAGCCCAACCTCTGGAGCTTCCTGGGCGTTCCCTTCTTCGTCTGGCTGACCCTCGCCCTGCTGGCGCTCACGGCCTTCGTAACGCTCAGGGTGCGCCTCGCCCGCTACTTCTACGCCGTAGGGGATAACGAGGCGGGGGCCTACCTGCTGGGTCTGCCGGTGCGCTGGACCCAGTTCGCCGCCTACACCCTGGCGGGCACCTTCGCCGCCCTTGCCGCGATCGTCTTCACCTCGCAGATCGGCTTCGTCTCCATGAATGCCGCCGACGGGTTCGAGCTCAAGGCGATCGCCGCCAACGTGCTGGGCGGCGTCAGCCTGACGGGCGGCGTGGGTACGCCGGTGGGCGCCGCGATCGGAGCGCTCTTCCTCACCGCGGTGCACAGCATGCTGATCTTCCTGGGCGTGCCGGGGATCTGGGACAACGCCTTCGCGGGCATCATCCTGCTCATCGTCGTCTACGTCGACTACCGCGTGCGGAGCGCGCTCGAGTTGCAGCGGCGCCAGGCCCGCATCCGCGGCGACGCGGGAGGTGGCGCATGA
- a CDS encoding sugar ABC transporter ATP-binding protein, with protein MSAPHAPAVPPDGPPLLRLQGAWKVFAGVPVLRGIDFEVAHGEIHALLGGNGSGKSTTMKIISGAYPLDEGRLELEGRPLRLDSPRAAHEHGIYMVPQEPHVFPHLSVLENLGIGLGLPPAVLAHAVAPLIEELGFEVHLDEQGAFLSIAQQQLLEILRGLLRRARLLIFDEPTSALTFREAESLFQRMRTLAGRGIGIVFISHRLNEVMEVADRISVLRDGRMVLSDRRERLTPHDLIEAMVPPGSATAGARPPESEKPARRGDEPLLAVRGLSSEAFADVSLEVYPGEVVGLAGLVGSGRTELCEAIVGIDPHARGEVVVHGRPLPRRSPALCRERGLVYVPEDRHAHGIFLELPSVYTMTAGILGRLGRFFLDTRREAEVADGFVRSLNIKLGSMWQPAGTLSGGNQQKVVLAGALAAEPRVVILDEPTRGIDASARQDVYRLIRSLTGAGVGVLLISSELEEVVELSDRVLVMHRGRIVERLEGGNLTLERVTAASFGVAEVRP; from the coding sequence GTGAGCGCGCCCCACGCCCCCGCGGTGCCGCCCGACGGACCGCCGCTGCTGCGCCTCCAGGGCGCCTGGAAGGTGTTCGCCGGTGTGCCCGTGCTGCGGGGAATCGACTTCGAAGTGGCCCACGGCGAGATCCACGCGCTTTTAGGCGGCAACGGCTCCGGCAAGTCCACCACGATGAAGATCATCTCGGGGGCCTACCCTCTCGACGAGGGGCGGCTCGAGCTGGAAGGGCGTCCCCTGCGCCTGGACTCGCCCCGCGCCGCGCACGAACACGGCATTTACATGGTGCCGCAGGAACCCCACGTCTTCCCGCACCTCTCCGTCCTGGAAAACCTGGGGATCGGGTTGGGGCTGCCGCCCGCGGTGCTGGCGCACGCGGTGGCGCCGTTGATCGAGGAGCTGGGCTTCGAGGTGCACCTGGACGAACAGGGCGCCTTTCTAAGCATCGCCCAGCAGCAGCTGCTCGAGATCCTCAGGGGGCTGCTGCGGCGCGCCCGGCTGCTGATCTTCGACGAGCCCACCTCGGCCCTGACCTTCCGCGAAGCGGAGAGCCTCTTCCAGCGGATGCGCACCCTGGCGGGACGCGGCATCGGCATCGTCTTCATCTCCCACCGCCTGAACGAGGTGATGGAGGTGGCCGACCGCATCAGCGTGCTGCGCGACGGCCGCATGGTGCTCAGCGACCGGCGCGAGCGCCTGACCCCCCACGACCTCATCGAGGCCATGGTGCCGCCGGGATCGGCGACGGCGGGGGCCAGGCCGCCGGAGAGCGAAAAGCCGGCCCGTCGGGGCGACGAACCGCTGCTCGCGGTTCGCGGGCTGAGCAGCGAGGCCTTCGCGGACGTGAGCCTGGAGGTCTACCCGGGCGAGGTCGTGGGCCTCGCCGGGCTGGTGGGATCGGGCCGCACCGAGCTTTGCGAGGCGATCGTGGGCATCGACCCGCACGCGCGCGGCGAGGTGGTCGTGCACGGCCGCCCCCTCCCCCGCCGCTCGCCGGCGCTCTGCCGCGAGCGGGGCCTCGTCTACGTTCCCGAAGACCGCCACGCCCACGGCATCTTCCTCGAGCTTCCAAGCGTGTACACGATGACGGCCGGCATCCTCGGCCGCCTTGGCCGCTTCTTCCTCGACACCCGCCGGGAAGCCGAGGTGGCCGACGGCTTCGTGCGTTCGCTGAACATCAAGCTGGGCAGCATGTGGCAGCCCGCGGGCACCCTCTCGGGCGGCAACCAGCAGAAAGTCGTGCTCGCGGGGGCGCTCGCGGCCGAGCCCAGGGTCGTCATCCTCGACGAGCCCACGCGCGGCATCGACGCTTCCGCCCGTCAGGACGTCTACCGGCTGATCCGCTCCCTGACCGGCGCCGGGGTCGGGGTGCTGCTGATCTCTTCCGAGCTGGAGGAAGTGGTGGAGCTGAGCGACCGGGTCCTGGTCATGCACCGCGGCCGCATCGTCGAGCGCCTCGAGGGCGGGAACCTCACCCTGGAGCGGGTCACGGCGGCCTCCTTCGGGGTGGCGGAGGTGCGGCCGTGA
- a CDS encoding sugar-binding transcriptional regulator: MNEAERGTGRGRPREDRLAYLARVASLYYEEQKTQQEIAALLGISRSGVSRLITEARERGVVEIIVHHPLQTAPDLAAELQQRYGLKDVRVLAGREEAYARTLKRLGELAARYFEDLLHDGMTIGISWGGALYEMIRAIRPRVHENVEVVQLIGATGAEATPTSGPILAQLLAERLGCRSYQLHAPLIVDGAAARQALLDERHIRETLERARRADIALVGIGTTRSGYYSLVRAGYLTEAEAAEIRKSGAVGDVCAQHYGFDGRWLDIDLNRRVIGIDHDALRRIDTVIGVAGGAVKAQAIHGALRGRYVNVLITDEAAARRLLEMDVA, translated from the coding sequence ATGAATGAGGCCGAACGCGGAACCGGCCGCGGCCGCCCGCGCGAAGACCGCCTCGCCTACCTGGCGCGGGTGGCTTCGCTTTACTACGAGGAGCAGAAGACGCAGCAGGAGATCGCTGCGCTGCTGGGGATTTCGCGGTCAGGGGTTTCACGCCTGATCACGGAGGCGCGCGAGCGCGGGGTGGTGGAGATCATCGTGCACCATCCACTACAGACCGCCCCCGACCTGGCCGCGGAGCTGCAGCAGCGCTACGGCCTCAAGGACGTACGGGTCCTGGCCGGGCGCGAGGAGGCCTACGCCCGCACCCTCAAGCGTCTGGGCGAGCTGGCGGCCCGCTACTTCGAGGACCTGCTGCACGACGGCATGACGATCGGCATCTCCTGGGGCGGAGCGCTGTACGAGATGATCCGCGCGATCCGCCCCCGTGTCCACGAGAACGTCGAGGTCGTTCAGCTCATCGGGGCTACGGGCGCCGAGGCCACCCCCACGAGCGGTCCCATCCTGGCGCAGCTGCTGGCCGAGCGCCTCGGCTGCCGCAGCTACCAGCTGCACGCGCCGCTGATCGTGGACGGCGCGGCGGCGCGCCAGGCCCTGCTGGACGAGCGCCACATCCGCGAGACGCTGGAGCGGGCCCGCAGGGCCGACATCGCCCTGGTGGGCATCGGCACCACCCGATCCGGTTACTACAGCCTGGTGCGGGCGGGCTACCTCACGGAGGCGGAGGCCGCGGAGATCCGCAAGAGCGGAGCGGTCGGCGACGTTTGCGCGCAGCACTACGGTTTCGACGGCCGCTGGCTCGATATCGATCTGAACCGCAGGGTGATCGGCATCGACCACGACGCTTTGCGACGCATCGATACCGTGATCGGCGTGGCCGGGGGCGCGGTCAAGGCCCAGGCGATCCACGGGGCGCTGCGGGGTCGCTACGTGAACGTGCTGATCACCGACGAGGCCGCAGCGCGCCGCTTGCTGGAGATGGACGTCGCCTAG